gaaacatggttgaagagatttgaagttagagaattaaccaatcacatgattttatccggatgaataagtggttgaattgatttgaattgtaaatgcatgaaggattttaaatttatcttgaggccaagttttaaaatatttcatgacttgtttgtttgtttgttcttgttgttttgttttgctcgggactagcaaaatcttaagtttggggtagtttgataagtgcaatttattgtacttttattacttctttttaaattggaattttgtgattcttgagcaggttttatttgatttgttgttgtttttgttattgtaatttggaagcttagacatgagagtttggagtagtataatgatgaattagaaggtgcaaaggacaaaaatatgccgaagcatgaccgcaccagcggtcatgctaggaccgcacccgcggtctcacacGCTTAATAGGAGGAATTCTGCCGAacaaacaccgcacccgcggtcctcctattaccgcacccgcggtcgtgcaccaACATCattccggaaattgtgaaactttgtggactttgaataaaagtagaggaaaatggtgtgctacgtggggaatcctgtctagactataaaaggatctctttttcatcatctaggtcATATTGAGGAGCAAGaaaaagggtggaggctacaaggaAAGGATTGAAGATCAAGCTCATCTTCTTCAACAAAGTTCTTGCACACTTTTGGAAAGGAATTTCTAGCACTCCaagctcttgttctaagttcttctttctttactttcatttttatttgatatgtcttgtttaagatttgtgtgttgtgttatttttattatgaactaattcttatttctagaggaatgatggaacaaaactagaaaccatgtgttgggatttattatttatgctatataagtttccttattgttcatttgtattttttcaatcttaatgctttcattttattggccatatcttgaatgattcttatgtttataatttatcacttggaaaagggaatttataaacaagaaagggaaaaatacatcaatggtatttatatagttcgggaggacatatattgctattgaagTCATTAAAAGAAGTTAGTgctattgtgttatttaattatagattgttgatggggacgttacaatcttttgttagataattagtatctacttagcactcgggagagggagtagctAATTATgaaattcttggctaatgaataagaaggacatttataatatagctacataaaataacacatggtggatagttgcgtgaaatcagacctctagatcttttattccatagttatttgttataaaaagtttggtgttataatataatttaatttagtttcaaaTCTAGATAttgatataaacaaatctgtcaattgattattctaaataaaatcgaaactattttaattgcaatcattaatataaattaagaaatacattcctcgtgggatcgacacttgtactcaaaattacattttactataacttgacgtcgtgcgcttgcgagcaatcaagaaaacacgcaacagctCTCCTTCCTGAAGTAGCTCTACCATATGAGTGAGCTGGGCATTCTCTGCATTAAGCTGGGCCACTTGTGTCTTCCACCCTTGAACGTCTGCCTCTGCCTTGTCCAACATATCAATGGTAAGCTGGTGGCGCAGCTCGTAATCCTTCTTATTCTGCTTGATCTTGTTCTTCAGTACCTCATCCTGTTGAGCCAGATGCTGGTTCACCTTTGCAATGCTGCTTATAACCTCAATTAAATTCTCCAGTCTCTTCTTGCTCCTGGAATTTTGCTGTTTTTCTTCCTCCAATTCTTTACGGCATCGGTCGATATCTTCTTGCATCTTTTTCTCTCGATACAAGCCGTGCTCTATGTCATCCCTCAAATCCATGTTATCTCCTCTTATCAACTCTCCCTGATAGATTGCGTTGTTAAGTTGGGTCCGTATTTCCTCTTTCTTTGTGGCTAAGGTCGCATTCTCCCGTCTTCTCTCACCTAGTCTGGCTCTAAGGTGCTTTATCAGGCGTGACTGATTATCAATGGCAAGCTGCTTCATGTGGATGACAGCTTGGGCACGAGTGCGAAATCGGGGAGACATTTCCTAAAATAAATAACAAGGAAAATGCTC
The Primulina eburnea isolate SZY01 chromosome 5, ASM2296580v1, whole genome shotgun sequence genome window above contains:
- the LOC140831716 gene encoding uncharacterized protein; its protein translation is MKQLAIDNQSRLIKHLRARLGERRRENATLATKKEEIRTQLNNAIYQGELIRGDNMDLRDDIEHGLYREKKMQEDIDRCRKELEEEKQQNSRSKKRLENLIEVISSIAKVNQHLAQQDEVLKNKIKQNKKDYELRHQLTIDMLDKAEADVQGWKTQVAQLNAENAQLTHMVELLQEGELLREPEEEEPIEIEEPIAAIGD